A window of the Hordeum vulgare subsp. vulgare chromosome 5H, MorexV3_pseudomolecules_assembly, whole genome shotgun sequence genome harbors these coding sequences:
- the LOC123395402 gene encoding stromal 70 kDa heat shock-related protein, chloroplastic-like has product MSIFTSQVSAMASASPSSSLFVSRRRPAVMPLQMRVARGGRPRGLTMRVTCEKVVGIDLGTTNSAVAAMEGGKPTVITNAEGQRTTPSVVAYTKGGERLVGQIAKRQAVVNPENTFFSVKRFIGRKMAEVDDEAKQVSYNVVRDENGNVKLDCPAIGKQFAAEEISAQVLRKLVDDASKFLNDKITKAVVTVPAYFNDSQRTATKDAGRIAGLEVLRIINEPTAASLAYGFEKKNNETILVFDLGGGTFDVSVLEVGDGVFEVLSTSGDTHLGGDDFDKKIVDWLASTFKNDEGIDLLKDKQALQRLTEAAEKAKMELSTLTQANISLPFITATADGPKHIEATLSRAKFEELCSNLIDRLKTPVNNALKDAKLSISNLDEVILVGGSTRIPSVQETVRKITGKDPNVTVNPDEVVSLGAAVQGGVLAGDVKDVVLLDVTPLSIGLETLGGVMTKIIPRNTTLPTSKSEVFSTAADGQTSVEINVLQGEREFVRDNKSLGSFRLDGIPPAPRGVPQIEVKFDIDANGILSVAAVDKGTGKKQDITITGASTLPKDEVERMVEEADKFAQEDKEKRDAIDTKNQADSVVYQTEKQLKELGDKVPAPVKEKVDVKLQELKDAIAGGSTQSMKTSMEALNQEVMQIGQAMYNQTSAGGAGSTDAEAEPTPSAGSTSSGKGPNDGDVIDADFTDSN; this is encoded by the exons ATGTCTATCTTCACTTCCCAGGTCAGCGCGATGGCCAGCGCCTCCCCGTCGAGCTCTCTCTTCGTGagccggcggcggccggcggtCATGCCCCTGCAGATGCGGGTTGCTCGTGGCGGGCGGCCACGCGGGTTGACGATGCGGGTGACGTGCGAGAAGGTGGTGGGAATCGACCTGGGCACTACCAACTCCGCCGTCGCGGCGATGGAGGGCGGTAAGCCGACGGTGATCACCAACGCCGAGGGCCAGCGGACGACGCCTTCCGTGGTGGCTTACACCAAGGGAGGAGAACGGCTAGTGGGCCAGATTGCTAAGAGGCAGGCCGTTGTCAACCCGGAAAACACCTTCTTCTCCGTCAAGCGCTTCATTGGACGCAAGATGGCTGAGGTAGATGACGAGGCCAAGCAGGTCTCGTATAACGTTGTGCGTGATGAGAACGGAAACGTCAAGCTCGACTGCCCTGCTATCGGCAAGCAGTTCGCAGCGGAAGAGATATCCGCGCAG GTCTTGAGGAAATTGGTGGATGATGCATCTAAGTTTCTGAATGACAAAATTACAAAAGCAGTGGTTACTGTTCCGGCGTACTTCAATGACTCACAGAGAACAGCAACAAAGGATGCTGGCCGTATTGCAGGACTGGAAGTTCTCCGCATTATAAATGAGCCAACTGCTGCATCTCTTGCTTATGGTTTTGAGAAGAAAAACAACGAAACGATTCTAGTTTTTGACTTGGGTGGCGGTACTTTTGATGTCTCTG TATTGGAGGTTGGAGATGGTGTATTTGAGGTGCTTTCCACATCTGGGGACACACACTTAGGTGGAGATGACTTTGATAAG AAAATTGTAGATTGGCTTGCTAGCACCTTCAAGAATGATGAAGGCATCGATCTTCTTAAGGATAAACAAGCTCTTCAGCGTCTTACTGAGGCAGCAGAAAAAGCTAAGATGGAATTGTCAACGCTGACACAGGCCAACATTAG CTTGCCATTCATAACTGCTACTGCTGATGGGCCCAAACACATTGAGGCAACCCTCTCTAGAGCTAAATTTGAGGAACTGTGTTCAAATCTGATTGATAG GCTTAAAACTCCCGTCAATAATGCCTTGAAAGATGCCAAGCTGTCTATTAGTAATCTAGATGAAGTGATTCTTGTGGGTGGATCCACCCGAATCCCTTCAGTGCAAGAAACCGTTAGGAAGATTACAGGCAAGGATCCCAATGTTACCGTCAACCCTGATGAGGTTGTTTCTCTTGGGGCGGCCGTACAG GGTGGAGTTTTGGCTGGAGATGTGAAGGATGTTGTTCTTCTTGATGTTACTCCATTGTCAATTGGTTTGGAGACGTTGGGTGGTGTGATGACGAAGATTATCCCCAGGAATACAACACTGCCCACCTCCAAATCAGAGGTATTCTCAACGGCTGCTGATGGGCAGACAAGTGTTGAAATTAATGTCCTCCAGGGAGAGAGAGAGTTTGTCAGGGACAACAAGTCTCTTGGAAGCTTCCGACTGGATGGGATCCCTCCTGCACCACGTGGTGTACCACAAATTGAAGTGAAGTTTGACATTGATGCCAATGGCATTCTGTCAGTGGCAGCTGTTGATAAGGGAACTGGAAAGAAGCAGGATATCACCATCACTGGTGCCAGTACACTACCAAAGGACGAG GTCGAGAGAATGGTAGAAGAAGCCGACAAGTTCGCTCAGGAGGACAAAGAGAAAAGAGATGCTATTGACACCAAGAACCAGGCAGACTCTGTGGTCTACCAGACGGAGAAGCAACTGAAGGAGCTTGGGGACAAGGTCCCTGCTCCTGTGAAAGAGAAGGTTGATGTAAAGCTCCAGGAACTGAAAGATGCCATTGCTGGTGGATCGACACAGAGCATGAAAACTTCCATGGAGGCTTTGAACCAGGAGGTAATGCAGATCGGACAGGCTATGTACAACCAAACTAGTGCTGGTGGTGCTGGCTCTACTGATGCTGAAGCCGAGCCTACGCCCAGTGCTGGATCAACAAGCTCAGGAAAGGGACCCAATGATGGAGATGTTATCGACGCGGACTTCACAGATAGCAATTGA